The genomic interval TTCGGGATATTACGGTGCATTTTCTAACTGTGGTCTGGAGATTGTGGATGCTTCTGCTTGTACGGAAATTAGAACGTTGGGGCAATATGCATTTACTCATGGTAATTATTATTATAATTTATTATTGAAAATAGGAACGAAAATTCCACCAATATGTTATGATCGGACATTTCCAGATAAAATAAAAATTCAAGTACCTATTGGATGTGCTGATGTATATCGAAAAGCTGACTATTGGAAAAATGGGACTATTACAGAGTTCAGCGAATAATTTCATATTTTATCATAATTGAACAGGGACAGACTTGTGCAAGGGGGGATCTGTTTAGACCCTCAGCACAAGTTTGTCCTTTTTATTCCGATAACTCGGTGACGTTATTGTACAGCCTGTAAAACTACTTCTCCCGAAAATCCGTCACTCCGAATTTATCGAATTTCATTTGATTTAATCGCTTGATTTTATTATCTTTATGGTGATAACAAGTAATTAACCGACTAAATTTTGTACAAAATGAAAGAGAAAAAGACAACATCCCCCGTCCATTGACAGATCGGAACGTGCGAGGGGTTTAAATTGATGAGAACGAAAATCCATTATTCGGACAAAGAACGGTATGAGGTCTATATGGTAAAACCCGACAGCAGGGAGAAACCGATTTCGTTCCTGTTTATGCTACCCGATTTTGCCGATGCGAGTAAGGATATACGGATCGGATTTGCGAACAAGGGAAAGACCGATCCCCGAATCCGAATCGAATGATCGCTGGATAAGATAGACAATTCGGTCGGATTCAGTATGGATTCGCGACTCGATTCTAAAGGCGGTTTATCGGTCGATCTGTTCTACTGCTTTTTGAGTCACGACCAGATACTACTGAATTTCTGAGTCAAGGACGGAAGTTACTATATTCGGAGATTGCCGTTAGGAGATTTTAAGGAGACGTATTTGAAATTATTAGAATAGGATTTGCCTCGACTTGGTAACAGGTCGGGGCTTTCTTTTTGAGGCGCTTTTTCCTAAGACAAGTAAAAAATAGCCAAAATAACTTAATTGTCTAATCAGCAGATAGTTTTAATGTGATACGTGTTGTACATAGTGTGTTACATAACGGGGAAAGGCGGCTAAATAGCTTGAATAATCTTTACCGCAATGGTTCTATAGCTCAGTTGGTTGCGTCGAAAGGCGAAGCCTTTTGAGGCTTTGGGAGCACGACACTCTTAATGTTGGGGGCGTGGGTTCGAGTCCCACGGGGACCACTTCAAGGCGACTGGTAATCAGGCGATTATCGGTCGCCTTTTTTTGTGCCTATGCCGAAGAATCGGGGATTGTCCTGCCTAAACGGGCATTTTCGGGACTTTTGTTTTACCAAATGTTTTACCACAAACGAGGTGAAACGATCAGGCGTTCGACATTCTGCGAATAGCTTAAAGCAATGAAAATCAATATGCAAGTTATTTGCCGCAAAGATCGTGTCACGAAAGATCGCAGGGCTCCCGTCTTCATCCGTTTTACCAAAAATCGCAAGGTCCGTTATATCAGTACGGGAGTTGCAGTCCGTATTGATGATTGGGATTTTGAAAATCAGTGTATTAGGTCGGATTCGCCTGAAATGCAGTCCATCCAGTTTCAAATCGACAGCAAAGTAGAGGATTACCGTCGCAGGATGAGGCGTCTCGAAGCGTTGGAAGTAGAAGTTACGCTGGATAATCTGCTCGAAACGAACGGACGTAAATTCAATTGTACGGTAGGTGAATATCTTCGACAAACGATCCGACGGCTTAAGGAGTCAGGCAAATATGGTTCCGTCTCCAAACATCAGTCTCTGTTGACCAGATTGTCGCAGTTTCGTTCGCCGAATATCCGTTTTGAAGAGATCGAGTTCGCTTATTTGCAGGATTTCGAATTTTTCTTGCGTAAAGCAGGGAATACGGACAATAGCATTGCAACAAAATTCAGCGTGTTTCACGCCGATTTACAACAAGGCGCTGGCGGAAGAACTCTTTGCGCCGAAAGTCAATCCGTTCGTAAAGTTCAAAACAGGTCGGCTTTGGACGGCTACTCGTAAAAGGGCCATTACCAAAGAGGAACTGCGACGGATCACAGGCTACTCCGGGTTGTTCGAATCGGCATCGTCTCTTTACTGTGGGAATCCTATCGGGAAATGTAGCCCGAGAGTAACCCGATAGCCTATCTCCTGCGTGTGCCGCAAAGCGGGTAAAAGCAGCCGCCGGTCAATGCCTGTCGCTTCTGCGATTGTTGCCGAGCGCTGAGCCCGGCTTTTTCTGTTCGCGGCCGAGAGGCTGCGGATAAGGTCGCGCGAGACTGCTTTTCATTGCTTTTTCCCTCAGCGGCCTAAAAAGAAAAAATCCTCACATATCATTGATACATAAGGAACTTTCTCTCTTTTGCGGCCTCTTTGTCGAGGCCTCAAGGGTGGAAGATGGGGCTCGAACCCACGACTTTCGGAACCACAATCCGACGCTCTAACCAACTGAGCTACATCCACCGTATGGAGTTTGCGTCTTTTCAGACAGCGTGCAAATTTAATACACTTTTTGTTTAATGCAAAATTTTCGGCGGCTTCGGCTGAAAAAAGACCGTACATGGGAGAAACGGTAACGGACTGACGACGGCGAGCAGGCTGCGGCCCGTTCTTGAGCCGAAAGGACGTTTCGTTCCCGGGAGCTTGGCCGGGAACGGTCCGGATCACCGCCTTTTTCAGAAGGACTTGCGGGGCATTCGGCCGATACATCGGAGTGGAGCCGCGCAGAAAGAAAAAAGCGCGGCTAACAAACGCATGGCTCAATCGCCGCAAAAGCGATTAGCCTCATCTCGATATTCCTTGCCGGAAGGTTTGTCCGTGTGCAGGACCGGTTTTGCAGAAATACCGGTTGCGGCGAGCCGTCCGTTTCTTGCCGGTCGGTATCGGTCATCGTGCCGCCCGTCCCTGTCGTCGGCATGACGGAATCTATGTCTCTGACCGGCCTTTACAGCAGGCGATTCTCGGCGAAGTAGCGCCATAGGGGCGCGGCGTGAAGCGCTTGCTTGATCCGGTCGCCGAGCAGCAGGTCGCGCACCTGTTCCGGCGTCAGCAGATGAACCGTCAGGTCCTCCGTCGATTCGAGGTGCTGTTCCGAAATCCGCTCGACGTCCGTCGCTACGAAACAGTGCGTCAGGTTTGTCTGCGTCGACGGATTGGCCGACACGACCATCAGCTCGCTCCATTGTCCTCCGCCGAATCCTGTCTCCTCCAGCAGTTCCCGGCGGGCCGCCGCCTCGGGCGTCGCGTCTTGAGGATCGCGCACGCCGGCGCACAGCTCGAAGCAAGTCCGGTCGAGCCCCCGCCGGTACTGACGCACGAAAACGAATTCTCCCGTGCATGTGCGGGCGATCGTATTGACCCAATCGGGGTATTCCAACACGTAATATTCGGGAATCTCGCTTCCTCCGGGCAGGCCGATCCGCTCGCGTCGCACCGTCAGCCATGGGCGTCGGAACAGGTACTCGCTTCGGAGCACCTTCCATTTTCGTTCTTCCTTGTCGTTTTCCATATGTTCGGTCATTGATGTTGTCCGGACGGGGAGAGCGTCCTCTTCCATCGTTCCCGCTCGCCCGGACGTCCGCAGGAAAGAGCCCTGTCGTGGTCATAGCCCGGAAAGCTCCTGTACGAACCGTGCGCCCGGCGAGCCATTCGGGAACAAGAATAATCAAAAATAGCGGTTCGTCCAAACGGTCGGCATGCTGCTCGGCCGGTTCCGTCTTCGTCTGTCCGATCGCGTGAGGGTTTCGGTCGGACGCACGACATGGGAAAATTCCGGTAAAGAAACCCTGTCCCGTTTGTCTGACGGGAGACAGGAAGCATCGGGCGCGGCTTCTCCGTATTGTTAGCCGGAGCGGTTTCCGACGCGCCGATTCCGATCGGTCCGGGTTTCCTGAAAAATGACGCGCCGGGCCTCGGCAATCGCTCTGCGGAGCA from Alistipes ihumii AP11 carries:
- a CDS encoding phage integrase SAM-like domain and Arm DNA-binding domain-containing protein, which encodes MKINMQVICRKDRVTKDRRAPVFIRFTKNRKVRYISTGVAVRIDDWDFENQCIRSDSPEMQSIQFQIDSKVEDYRRRMRRLEALEVEVTLDNLLETNGRKFNCTVGEYLRQTIRRLKESGKYGSVSKHQSLLTRLSQFRSPNIRFEEIEFAYLQDFEFFLRKAGNTDNSIATKFSVFHADLQQGAGGRTLCAESQSVRKVQNRSALDGYS
- a CDS encoding NUDIX hydrolase; protein product: MENDKEERKWKVLRSEYLFRRPWLTVRRERIGLPGGSEIPEYYVLEYPDWVNTIARTCTGEFVFVRQYRRGLDRTCFELCAGVRDPQDATPEAAARRELLEETGFGGGQWSELMVVSANPSTQTNLTHCFVATDVERISEQHLESTEDLTVHLLTPEQVRDLLLGDRIKQALHAAPLWRYFAENRLL